The sequence TGGACCAAGACCTACCTGGGCGGGCATGACGTGTTTTATCGGGGGTTCCGGGAGGGTCGAGGGATCTGGGGGACGTGGGAGATCACGGCGCTGGATCACGGCGGATTTCACATTTGGCCGCGGACGGAGGGTGAGACGGAGGCGGCGGTGGAGGCGACCGGGCTGGAGCTGCCGCGGCGCGAGGGGGTGCGGATTTTGCTGCCCGGCGGTGGTGGTGGCGCGGGCTGAGGGTTGCGCGGGCCGGCGGGCGGGTGGATCGGGGCCGGTTTCAGGCGTTCATGGCGCGGGCGAGGCTGTTCCACCACAGGTCGTGGAGTTCCGCCACCGGCCAGTGCCAGGACCGGTCGCCGGCCCGGATGACCAGTTCGGTGCCGCCGACGGTGCCCAGCCGGGTGACGGGCAGGCCGAGGATTTTGGCGCGTTCGGTGATTTTGGGTTCGTCCAGGGGTGCGCAGGTGATGACGACGCGGGACTGGGTTTCGCCGAAGAGCAGAGCGTCGAGGCGTGGGACGAAACCGTTCGGGTCCGGCTGGAGGAGCGGGCCGAGGTCCACGCGGGCGCCGATGAGACGTGGGGTGTGCCGTGCGATTTGTTGGCTGATGCAGCATTCGGCCAGGCAGACGGCCAGGCCGCCTTCGCTGCAGTCGTGGGCGCTTTTGATGCCGCCGGCGCGGATGAGGCCGACGAGGCCGGAGTGGAGTCGGCCGGCGGTTTCGAGGTCGCAACGGGGTGGGCGACCGGTTTTGCGGCCGAGGGTGAGTTGCATGAGGGCGCTGCCGCCGAGGCCCTGGAGGGGGTCTTGAGTGTCCACGGGCAGGCCCAGCAGCAGGATGACGTCGCCGTCGTCTTTGAACCATTGGGTGGTGATGTGGTCGGCTTCTTCGATGAGGCCGACCATGACGACGGTGGGGGTGGGGTCGATGGGGCCGCGTGGGCTCTGGTTGTAGAGGGAGCAATTGCCGCCGGTGACGGGGATTTGGAGGGCGCGACAGGCGTCGGCCATGCCGCGGACGCTTTCGCTCAGCTGCCAGAAGAGGTCGGGTCGGAGTGGGTTGGCGAAGTTGAGGTTGTCGGTGACGCCGATGGGGAGGGCGCCGGTGCAGGCGAGGTTGCGTGCGGCTTCGGCGATGACGGTTTTGCCGCCCTCGTAAGGGTCGAGCAGGACGTAGGCGGCGTTGCCGTCGGCGCTGATGGCGAGGAATTTTTCGGGGACGGGTCGGTCGGGCAGGTGCGGTGGGGCGGGTGGGAGGCAATCGGGTTTNNNNNNNNNNNNNNNNNNNNNNNNNNNNNNNNNNNNNNNNNNNNNNNNNNNNNNNNNNNNNNNNNNNNNNNNNGCTGCCGGGGCAGACGACGGTGTTGTTACGGACCATGTGGTCGTACTGTCGGAAGACCCAGTTTTTGGAGGCGATGGTGGGCCAGGCGAGGAGCCGTCGGAGGGTGGCGGGGATATCGGGGGTTTCGGGGAACTGGTCGAGGGTGAAGGCGTGGGCTTCGGCGAGCCATGCGGGTGGGGTGCCCTGGCGGTGGTAGACGGGTGAATCGTTGGTGATTTTGTCGACGGGGATGTCGGCCACGATGCGGCCGCGGTGTTTGACGACCATGCGGCCGGTGTCGGTGACGACGCCGATTTGGGCCCAGGGCAGCTCCCATTTGTCGAAGATGCGTTGGACTTCTTCTTCGCGGCCCTTGTGGACGATGACGAGCATGCGTTCCTGGGACTCGCTGAGCATGATTTCGTAGCTGGAGAGGTTGGGGACGCGCTGGGGGACCTTGTCGAGGTCGATTTCGATGCCGGTGCCGGCGCGGGCGGCGGTTTCGCAGGTGGAGCAGGTGAGGCCTGCGGCGCCCATGTCCTGGATGCCGGCGACGGCGCCGGTGGCCAGGAGTTCGAGGCAGGCTTCGCAGACGAGTTTTTCCATGAAGGGGTCGCCGACCTGGACGGCTCCGCGCTGGAGTTCGGCGGATTCCTCGGTGAGGTCCTGGGAGGCGAAGGCGGCGCCGGCGAGGCCGTCGCGGCCGGTGGGGGGACCGACGTAGAAGACGGGGTTACCGACGCCCTGGGCGCGGGCGCGGGCGATTTGTTCGTGGCGGAGCACGCCGAGGCAGAAGACGTTGACGAGTGGGTTGCCCTCGTAGGAGCGGTCGAAGCAGACCTCGCCGGCGAGGGTGGGGATGCCGAAGCAGTTGCCGTAGTGGGCGATACCGGCGACGACGCCCGAGAAGAGGCGCCGGTTGTTGGCGGCGGTGGCGGGGTCGGACGCGGCCTCGTCGGTGATGGGTCCGAACCGGAGGGAATTGACGGCGCAGAGGGGTCGGGCGCCCATGGTGAAGATGTCGCGGATAATGCCGCCGACGCCGGTGGCGGCGCCCTGGAAGGGTTCGACGGCGCTGGGGTGGTTGTGGGATTCGACCTTGAAGGCGACGGCCAGGCCGTCTCCGATGTCCACGATACCGGCGTTTTCCTCGCCGGCGCCGACGAGGACGCGGGGCGAGCGGGTGGGGAACTGTTTCAGCAGGGGCCGGGTGTTTTTGTAGCTGCAGTGTTCGCTCCACATGACGGAGAAGATGCCGAGCTCCGTGTACGTGGGCGGGCGGCCCAGGATCCGGAGGATCAGGGCGTATTCGTCCGGCGTCAGGTTGTGCTGCGCCACCAGTTCCGGTGTGATTTCCGGTTCGTTCATCGGTTGCATGGATGGCATGGATACCGCGCGAATGGCCTACACAATGGCGATGGGAGGGGTCGGTTACAAGTCTGGCCCGGGTTGGGGACGGCGGGCGCGGGCGGTCGGGTGCGGTGGGGCGGGGCGGGCCCGGTCGGGTACGGGTTGCCCGGGGCGTGAAAGCGGTTAGGTTTGCGCGTTCCCGGTGGTGGAGGTCGCCGGGGTTGGAGAGTCAGGAAGCGGAGGGACCGACGATGAATTCCTTTGAATCGAGGGCCGGCGGGCGTCCGGTCAACCGGCTGGCGGGGGCGCTGTCGCCGTACCTGCTGCAGCATGCGCACAATCCGGTGGATTGGTATCCGTGGTGTGAGGAGGCGTTTGCGCGGGCGCGGGTGGAGGACAAGCCGATTTTTCTGAGCATCGGTTACGCGACCTGTCACTGGTGCCATGTGATGGAGCGGGAATCGTTTGAGGATCCGGCGGTGGCGGCGTTTTTGAATGCGCATTTTGTGAGCATCAAGGTGGACCGGGAGGAGCGGCCGGATCTGGACCGGCTGTACATGGCGTTTGTGCAAGCGACGACGGGCGAGGGTGGATGGCCGCTGACGGTGTTTCTGACGCCGGAGGGGGAACCGTTTTTCGGGGGGACCTATTTCCCGCCGGAACCGCGCCATGGCCGACCCTCGTTCCGGATGTTGCTGGAGCGGGTGGCGGAGTTGTGGCGGGAGCGTCGTTCGGAGCTGCGACGTGCGGCGGCCGAGCTGCGGAAACAACTGGCGGCGAGTCTGGAGCTGGAGAGTGCGGTGACGGGTCTGCCGGGTCCGGCCCTGTTGCGGCGTGCGGCGGAGCAGATCATGGCCCATTACGATCCCGTGCATGGTGGTTTTGGCGGGGCGCCCAAGTTTCCGCAGCCGGCGCTGGGGTTGTTTCTGTTGGCGGTGGCGTCGCGGCTGGAGCTGCCGGGGGCGGTGGAACAGGTGTTGACGACGTGTGACCGGATGGCGGCCGGCGGGATTCACGATCATCTGGGGGGTGGTTTTGCGCGGTATTCGGTGGATGAGCGCTGGCTGGTGCCGCACTTCGAGAAGATGCTCTACGATCAGGCGCAGTTGGTGCATTTGTACCTGGAGGCGTTTCTGGTGGGTGGCGCGGCCCGTCACGCGGCGGTGGCGCGGGGTATTCTGGAGTATGTGCTCCGGGATTTGCGGTTGCCGGAGGGCGGGTTTGCCTCGGGCGAGGACGCCGACAGCGAGGGTCAGGAGGGCCGGTTTTATTGTTGGACGGTGTCGGAGTTGCGGGAGGTGCTGACGCCGGAGGAGTTGGCCGTGGCGCAGCGGTACTTCGGGGTGACGGAGGCGGGGAACTTCGTGGACCACAGTCATCCGCGGCCGCTGCGGGGTTTGAATGTGTTGAGCGTGGCGGGGCCGGAGGTGTTGGAGGATCCGGGAGCCGGGGTGTTGCTGGCTTCGGCGATTCGGAAAATGCAGGAGGCACGGGCGCGGCGGGTGCGACCGTTGCGGGACGACAAGGTGTTGGCGTCGTGGAACGGTTTGATGCTGGGTGCGCTGGCCCGGGCGGGCGCGGTGCTGGGGGAGCCGCGGTATGTGGAGGCTGCGCGATCGAATCTTGCGTTTTTGCGGGGGCATATGTGGGAGGGGGCGGGAGGCGGCGGGGACGGCGGGGGCAGGGGTCGGGGCCGGCTGATCCATGAATGGCGGGNNNNNNNNNNNNNNNNNNNNNNNNNNNNNNNNNNNNNNNNNNNNNNNNNNNNNNNNNNNNNNNNNNNNNNNNNNNNNNNNNNNNNNNNNNNNNNNNNNNNNNNNNNNNNNNNNNGTGCTGGACGGTGTGATGTGGTTGTACGAGGTGACGTTGGATCCGGAGGTTCTGGCGTTTGCGGTGGAGCTGGCGGAGGGGATGCTCCGGGATTTTTACGATGCGGAGGCGGGAGGGTTTTGGCTGACGCCGGCGGACCAGCCGGGACCGCTGGTGCGGTTGAAGCGTGAATCGGACGGGGCGGAACCGGCGGGGAACAGTTTGGCGGTGCAGGGGCTGTTGCGGTTGGCGGAGGTGACGGGTCGGGCGGACTTTCGCGAGGCGGCGGTGCGGACGGTGCAGGCGTTTGCGGGGGAATGGAGCCGGGTTCCGTCGGCGTATTGCGCGATGTTGCGTGCGGCCGGGTTTGCCGTGTGGCCGGTGACGCGGGTGTGGGTGCACGGGCCGCGTGGATTGCCGGAGACGGCCCGGTTGATCGGGGCGGCGCACGAGGTGCAGGATCCCTACCGGGTGGTATTGGGCGATGAGGGGCCGGTGTCGGTGCCGGGTTCGTTGGCGGGGGATGCGGGGCGTGTTTTTGCGGTGGTGTGCCGGCGGGAGACGTGTCTGCCGCCGGTGACGGATGCGGAGGGGCTGCGCCTGCTGTTACGTGGGGACAACCGGGCCACGGGCGTGGGTAGGCCCGGAGGCCGGGGTGGGCCGGTGGACGTGTGAGTGGGGCCCTTGCGGGGCGCGGTGGGGCCGGGATTTCAGGTTCGGCCCAGGGCCAGCTCGTGTTTGGCGAGGATGGCGTTGATGATGCGTTGGGCCAGATCGGGTTTTTCGGCCAGCGCACGTTGGGCGGCATCGCGGCCCTGGCCGATGAGTTCGCCCTCGAACTGGAGCCAGGAACCCTTCTTTTCGATGATGCCGTGTTCGAGGCCGGCGTCGAGGATGCTGCCTTCGCGGTTGATGCCCTGGTTGAAGAGGATGTCGAATTCGGCCTCGGCGAAGGGCGGGGCGAGTTTGTTTTTGACGATCTTGGCGCGGACGCGACTGCCGATGGCGTTGCCGGCGGCGTCCTTGATGGTGTCTTTGCGGCGGATGTCGATGCGGACGCTGGCGTAGAATTTGAGGGCTTTGCCGCCGGGGGTGGTTTCGGGGTTGCCGAAGAGGACGCCGACCTTTTCGCGGATCTGGTTGGTGAAGATGCAGGCGGTTTTGGCCTTGGCGAGGACGGCGGTGAGTTTGCGGAGGGCCTGGCTCATGAGGCGGGCCTGCATGCCCATGGTGGCCATGCCCATTTCGCCCTCGAGTTCGGCCTTGGGGACGAGGGCGGCGACGGAGTCGACCACGATGACGTCGAGGGCGTTGGAGCGGGCGAGGGTTTCGCAGATGGTGAGGGCTTCCTCGCCGCTGTCGGGCTGGGAGACGAGCAGGTCATCGAGGTTGACGCCGAGTTTCTTGGCGTAGGCGGGGTCGAGGGCGTGTTCGGCGTCGATGAAAGCGGCGAGGCCGCCGGCTTTTTGGGCGTTGGCGATGACGTGGAGCATGAGGGTGGTTTTGCCCGAGGATTCGGGT is a genomic window of Limisphaera ngatamarikiensis containing:
- the recA gene encoding recombinase RecA, which translates into the protein MPAKTSDRTAADKATAETKPTGEPARPNPARQRDLDAAIATITKTFGEGSIMRLGDEQARVKIEVIPTGALGLDLALGVGGIPRGRIVEIFGPESSGKTTLMLHVIANAQKAGGLAAFIDAEHALDPAYAKKLGVNLDDLLVSQPDSGEEALTICETLARSNALDVIVVDSVAALVPKAELEGEMGMATMGMQARLMSQALRKLTAVLAKAKTACIFTNQIREKVGVLFGNPETTPGGKALKFYASVRIDIRRKDTIKDAAGNAIGSRVRAKIVKNKLAPPFAEAEFDILFNQGINREGSILDAGLEHGIIEKKGSWLQFEGELIGQGRDAAQRALAEKPDLAQRIINAILAKHELALGRT
- a CDS encoding thioredoxin domain-containing protein — protein: MNSFESRAGGRPVNRLAGALSPYLLQHAHNPVDWYPWCEEAFARARVEDKPIFLSIGYATCHWCHVMERESFEDPAVAAFLNAHFVSIKVDREERPDLDRLYMAFVQATTGEGGWPLTVFLTPEGEPFFGGTYFPPEPRHGRPSFRMLLERVAELWRERRSELRRAAAELRKQLAASLELESAVTGLPGPALLRRAAEQIMAHYDPVHGGFGGAPKFPQPALGLFLLAVASRLELPGAVEQVLTTCDRMAAGGIHDHLGGGFARYSVDERWLVPHFEKMLYDQAQLVHLYLEAFLVGGAARHAAVARGILEYVLRDLRLPEGGFASGEDADSEGQEGRFYCWTVSELREVLTPEELAVAQRYFGVTEAGNFVDHSHPRPLRGLNVLSVAGPEVLEDPGAGVLLASAIRKMQEARARRVRPLRDDKVLASWNGLMLGALARAGAVLGEPRYVEAARSNLAFLRGHMWEGAGGGGDGGGRGRGRLIHEWR
- the purL gene encoding phosphoribosylformylglycinamidine synthase subunit PurL — translated: MNEPEITPELVAQHNLTPDEYALILRILGRPPTYTELGIFSVMWSEHCSYKNTRPLLKQFPTRSPRVLVGAGEENAGIVDIGDGLAVAFKVESHNHPSAVEPFQGAATGVGGIIRDIFTMGARPLCAVNSLRFGPITDEAASDPATAANNRRLFSGVVAGIAHYGNCFGIPTLAGEVCFDRSYEGNPLVNVFCLGVLRHEQIARARAQGVGNPVFYVGPPTGRDGLAGAAFASQDLTEESAELQRGAVQVGDPFMEKLVCEACLELLATGAVAGIQDMGAAGLTCSTCETAARAGTGIEIDLDKVPQRVPNLSSYEIMLSESQERMLVIVHKGREEEVQRIFDKWELPWAQIGVVTDTGRMVVKHRGRIVADIPVDKITNDSPVYHRQGTPPAWLAEAHAFTLDQFPETPDIPATLRRLLAWPTIASKNWVFRQYDHMVRNNTVVCPGS
- a CDS encoding AIR synthase related protein, with amino-acid sequence KPDCLPPAPPHLPDRPVPEKFLAISADGNAAYVLLDPYEGGKTVIAEAARNLACTGALPIGVTDNLNFANPLRPDLFWQLSESVRGMADACRALQIPVTGGNCSLYNQSPRGPIDPTPTVVMVGLIEEADHITTQWFKDDGDVILLLGLPVDTQDPLQGLGGSALMQLTLGRKTGRPPRCDLETAGRLHSGLVGLIRAGGIKSAHDCSEGGLAVCLAECCISQQIARHTPRLIGARVDLGPLLQPDPNGFVPRLDALLFGETQSRVVITCAPLDEPKITERAKILGLPVTRLGTVGGTELVIRAGDRSWHWPVAELHDLWWNSLARAMNA